The genomic window TAACACTTATTAACCAAAACAGATCTAGATCCATATCTATAAAGAGGACAAAAACCACCCTGACAACTGTTGGTTTTTAGTGGACAACAGTTACACTATGTGACTCAGCCACTGAATAGTtgaagaaaaaatgtattttcaatttaatttgcataaatatatatattattaaaatatactaACTGCATGATCAGTTAATGGGTTACTGTTACTTGAAGCAAAGGTTACCAGTCTAGATGGATCCAGAGTCTTTGTCAAATTATATACCTGTCTAAGAAGTAAAAGGGTGTAATTACCAAGAGTTCCataattgttaaaacatttaaaaaatgattttaaaatgacatgctgCTTTCACTTTGTTAATAACAGCCCAATAACTTCTTGATATATTTTGATGTActaaggtgaaattaaaaaaatcaataatttaaagaTGATACTTTAAGTCAAAGtaggggagggggagggggaggggttGTCCAACTATACGTCCCCATTCAAAtatgcattgatcatccaaaaaaacAGAGGGGTTTCAACCCAAGgaacccccctggatccaccactgtgcTGTATTTAAATAGAAATCAAACTAAAACTGTAGAGCTTCTAATCCATtggaaaaatgtataaaattgaaataaaataaagttctGTGAAACTGCATGTATGATTTTGATGCATTAACGCCAGATCAAACCACTCTgtcaaacaaattaaaactgTCAAACTGAAGGTTATTCAATTGCAATTCTCATCAAGTCGAGTTAATAATCAATAgttaaaaaccttgcaataatttctgaaattacaatACAATTGCATTTAAATTCAGTTAAAAGAGATTGCTTCTTtacctttaaggtggtacctaacactacagggacataactctgtaaaatcagcagaacgttttaatgatgttgtgttgttaagggaatattaagctcctcaatgatcaaaataagtgtttgtcaaactgctatataaccagtgtaatttttctgattaaacggttggttcaaatttttagaattttttatatttttgtcaaagggtcaaagtaaatactttgtcaaattttttgtcaaagggtcaaagtaaatactttgtcaaaattataagaaaattaaaccaaccaaattaattttagttaaggtgttgggtaccaccttaatgataGATCATGATACTGAGCATAGGTAAAAGCTGTGATTGTAAACCATGTcatatgaacaaaaacaaatgattatGCCAATTATCGACACAGCAACCCAAAAACATGTAAATCTAAAGACTCAAAAAATAGGCAGCAGCTAAAAAATATGTGAAGCTCTAGATCTAAATAGTCAAGGAAGAAAGTATAGTTGTAAATAGATTCAACCAAGACaatcatatttatataaataattaaattaaaatttctcaAAGGAAACTAGTAAGCTTCCTGTCTTCAGACAGGCATATGATCATAtctttgataaacatgataaataatgagcatttatattatttttagaatattaatCGTTATGCATTTCATAGCATAGGTAAAGtgaaaccacaaatttaaatgttgaataaaaaaacaactattcTATAGGCTTTAAtgcatactttaaaaaaaataacaaaaccaaaaatataaattaaagaaaactaaatgtttcctcaatccacaaaattggtatacatttaaataaattaatccacattTACTATTTTATACTCACTGGAAGTAAGGACCAGATATACTTAATCTAGAATTAGGTTCATTAGCTAGAGACCATGCTATAACAGCAGGCCTGTTCTTATCTCTGGATACTAGCTCCCTCATGGCTTGAAGGTGTAAGGTCAAGGTCTTGTTGCCATAATTACCTTCACTATAACAAAAGATACataacatagatataggaagatgtggtgtgagtgccaatgagtaaaccattataagtcaatgtacggccttgaactaagtttttataaattagaatccaaaactttgatttgaaCATCCATATAACACTGCAATATCAAATTTAGTTCAGAATACAATACAAAAGATCTGACTGTGTGTACTGCCAGTATTATAAGTGATAATGTTAAAACATTGCAAAGAAAAAGTTTCATATAATTCTTAATGTCATCGCTGTAGcattaaaatgtaattataacatGAATTGAATACTTTCTTTTGTTGTGAAAGCATTGCTGGTGCACTCATTTTCAGAATGAAGCTGTTATACCATAATTAAATTATAACTAGCTATAGAGGCTAACCCACCGCTTCAAAAATAGCCACTTTTCagtaaaaattatcattaaaaggTGAATAACTACTAAATGTGCACTGACAACTTCAGCTACTTGCAGATCTTTAATTCAgctataattttcattttctcaaagtttctatttaattttttttttaaagttttcaagataaaccacaaaaaaggcaaaacaatATAAAAGATTATCTATAAAGATCAATAACTCCCATAATAAGCAGACTTAAGGaagtacctaacactacagggagatcactctgtaaaatcagcagacgttgtgttcataagggaatatcaagcttctcaatgatcaaaataggtgtttgtcaaactgcttaTACCAGTGTAATTGTTCTGTTTAtaaaaacggttggttcaaattttttgaaatttttatacttttgtcatagggtcaaagtaaatactttgtctttgtcaaaattttaagaaaattaaacaagccaaattaattttagttaaagcattaggtaccaccttaagatttTGGTCATTACCACTTTCTTGATGATCATTTATTCTAgtcaaaatttctatttttctaaGACAAATTTCAATAGCTCGACAATATCAggcaatgttttttttcaaagttattacttatcatttaagggcaataactcctacaaaaaattgtctgacaatttataatagtattctgaaagaaatttaaaaaacaaatgggCCTGGTCTCTTTTTGTGCCATGTGGGTCCTTCATATCAACCACATGTTATTGTGCATGTAATGCTATTCATCATCTGAATAAGCAAAGTTATAGTGCACAAGTAACATCTGACAAGATTTGTGTGTGTAAAGATACATTAACTTgttcatatagatataggaagatgtggtatgagtgccaatgagacaactctccatccaagttacaatgtataaaagtaaaccattataggtcgaaGTACACCTTccacacagagccttggctcacaccgaacagggctttccattgaagccggtagccggcggaaatccgccgcttacggtggcttcaagtgccggctacttcactgacaaaaatataaattcaaaaggaaaaaaatatctttttcaaatgtttacaggttgccgagagacgtattgtcgcaaagtcgcggtcacgataaacaaggatgaaaagtcagtgtttaccttggCTATATATAGTTCACacgaattcaggtcactgattggttgtctatttaaagtcagaatgcatcgtttcttttcaaagataacaagagagacgttccggtggtcattgaacgataacaatagagacgttccgatggtcattaactcgttggcttttttggcttttaaaacgtgaagacaatcagataggatgacaatcttatgttatggaatattATTAgttaaattaaagaaagtgtagtagatcatattattcagaatctggaaaacagaaTCTTTTGAAGTTCttttttcaaagcccacgtggtgttcagacAATCAAGGtaaaaaacgaaagtagaatatagtcgactcgacctcaaataaataacatttcctaatgatttatgtatcctacttattgaacagtttacaaaaaaaagagaaagccagaggatatatcaattttctgtcaatgcttgagaaataattgtatgatttaaatacgcgtaacagtctttagagagaaaaggggggtcatttgtttacaaatgcacctacttatgcaaaataaatcgatcaagttTTCTAACAAACCggatgattatttaaataaaactacattaaaagtaaataaattttaagcataaggtaatgaaaataaaaaactaacataaaaaaaaatgaaatttctttgagttttttttttctttctttaatttcatacataaaaaatggtcatttgaaagatgaaattaggggccaggagattgcgagaatgcaggattttgttctatttatgccagagcttctgggggccttgagcggcccccagcccctgccgtaaggcaccaagcttacagcttggtgggcgtccggcttcgccgaacgcatgttacagccgcctataattttaattgagccttctacttcaatttcaatggaaagccctgaccgaatagcaagctataaagggccacaaaaataactagtgtaaaaccatcaagcggggaaaaccaaaggtctatatatataaaaacgagaaaccaGAAACACTTATCTTATGAACCACATATGGCAATTTAAATCTTACAACATCATTTGAGTTTTTTGTATAGTTGTCGCATTTGCAAttatactacatctccttatttttatacactaACATCTTACTAGAGTAATCCTATAGCAGGTGATTCATCAATTACTACAACGCCTTGCTGATCAGCTTGGTCCATTATTTCCTCTGCATAGGGATAGTGGGATGTTCTAAAACAGTTCACACCTAACCATTTCAATATGTTAAAATCTTTAGCTACGCTGACCATATCCAAACCTTTACCTCTAAGCTGGAATAAAGAGTACTGTTTTAATGTGGACTAAgccatatatattatatactcaCAATACTGTAGATTGGTTTATTGTTGGTGGGTACCAATTTTAGTGGAATAcagaaaacttgcatgttcgtggatactTAATTTTGGGGTTTTGGTGAAATCAGCTTACAAGTctatagaaaatttgcaatttgcAATTCCTTGATGATTTAATTTTGCggttcacctgtaccaacgaaatccatgaaaattggtttccaactaatataaatgaatccacagtaactaaAGCTTCTTCTGCCATTATCAAATATGAGGTCCTGGCCTATTAATGCTATCAAAAATGTTCATCCTTAGAGATCATTTCTGTTTGTTTGATCCATTTTGATAAAGATCTGTAGAAAATTCATCTGTACTGTCATGATCTAAAATATCTCATAATGAAATTGTTCTTTGATAAAAGTAGAAGTTATCATGTAACCAAATTTCTAAATCTCATAGTCAATGTTGACCTTTAAAAGATGACTATGCTTTGAAGGTTCCTTTTGGTTGTATAGATATTCACATACATCAATGGCATTGTCAATGGTTTTCTAATTCTACTAGATTTTAACTATGAATGCTGCACTAGCATGACTAAAAAAGTAACTGTGAAGGTAGTACATGGAAAGCTAATATATCTGTTCTTATAAAATATCACAATAGTTTTGTAAATACTGGTTTCTGTTTTTTCATTCAACCCCTGACAAAATGCCTGACAAagactatatgtatatataatatgaatAATATGAATGTTATGACctatgcactatattttgtgtatcaaaaaaggTAGTGTAAaagtcttggaagatttagatatcaagtcggtcctataaggttttgattgcatttcatgcaatcttaacctaaaaatatttttataattgtaaatagatgtagtatgattgtaaGTAAGGCAACTACACATTGTTTACATTTTCCTTGTATTTACTTACATCATAATCCTCATGTTTGGCCACACCATGACAATAAAATGGTTTGTTGTTAATCAGTAACTGTGTGTTAGTTTTGTTAACAGTCCTGAATCCAAATGGCTGTCTATATATATCTGTTGATGCACTTGTAGAGTCTTTCACTGTAACCTGTTAATAAAtaggtacattttgtatatgaatATTTGGTATGAGTGTCCATGTCACAACTTGTAACTTAAAAGTAAATGCATGCATATATTATccattaatataaatttaattttggtGGGTTTCTTTTaatctattttatataattatctattaaAGCATTACCTACATTTTCGTATTGAAAAAACCTTGCATGACCATGGTCAGGTATAAAGGAATAAGCTTAAGATTCAAAAATATATTGCATATTTCATCAAAGTCTGATTTATGCAAGTCATTGCTAAATTCAAAGCTATCTTAAACACAGGgtaatttcaaatttgacaaattgtaTGTCATGTAATATGTACCTTTCTACTAATGACTACAGTGTGTATTATCTTTTTACACACATAAAGTTATTTACCAATACCAATTGAAAAGTTGTCATTTTTGTTCTTAAGGGAGAAGAACCAGGAACTCCAATAAATGGTCCTGTAAAATGTATCTTTAAACTCCAACTATATGAGTaaatttaatgtacatgtataattcttaaaattaaataaaaaaaaatatatgaaaatatttcatgtccagtttttttttaggaaaatgtGTCTGTTGGGCAAGGCGTCTTGTAACTGTCAATTTTCCAGCAAAATTGTCATAAATTATGCCACAAATCAGATTTGAACAAAATGTCATCAACAGTTATGACTTCACAAATACATCACTAATAACGTAACAGACCAATATGTTTTTGTGGGGGCTCAAGGTATAAAtccctttttttaaaatgaacttgatcatatatttaatagaaaaataaataaaaaccagatgctccgcagggcacagcattatacgaccgcagaggtcgaaccctgaacggtggaggcaagtatggacacaactgagtttagaggtaataagcattatatgcacatttcatttaatttagttgagacaaacttaagttaaggtggtatgggagtctaaaataaaaatgatagaatttgttaatacttgccaaaacgtagtatctattgatatatgttcaaaaatataactagaggctctaaagagcctgtgttgctcaccttggtctatgtgcatattaaacaaaggacacaaatggattcatgacaaaattgtattttggtgatggtgatgtgtttgaagttcttactttactgaactttcttgcttcttacaattaaatCTATattgaactttgcccattagtaacagagaaaaatatttggtaaaaatttacataaatttaccaaattaatgaaaattgttaaaaattgactataaagggcaataactccttaaggggtcaattgaccatttaggtcatgttgacttatttgtagatcttactttgatgaacattatcgctgtttacagtttatcgctatctataatagtattcaagataataaccaaaaacagcaaaatttctttaaaaattaccaattggagggcagcaacccaacaaccggttgtccaattcatttgaatatttcagggcatatatatattgacttgattaacaatttaactccttgtcagatttcctctaaattatttggtttccgagttataagcaaaaaactacactttacccctgttctatttttagccgtggtggccatcttggttggatggccaggtcatcggacacatttttcaaacaaggtacctcaaagatgattgtggccaagtttgaattaatttggcccagtagtttcagaggagaagatttttgtaaaagataactaagatttacgaaaaatggttaaaaatttactataaagggcaataactcctaaaggggtcaactgaccatttcggtcatgttgacttatttgtaaatcttactttgatgaacattattgctgtttacagtttatctctatctataataatattcaagataataaccaaaaacagcaaaatttcctcaaaattaccaattcagggacagcaacccaacaacgggttgaccgattcatctgaaaatttcaaggcagatagatcttgacctgataaacatttttacctcgtgtcagatttcctctaaatgctttggtttttgagttataagccaaaaactgcattttacccctatgttctatttttagccctggcggccatcttggttggttgaccgggtcacgccacacattttttaaactagattccccaaagatgattgtggccaagtttggattaatttggcccagtagtttcagaggagaagatttttgtaaaagattacttagatttatgaaaaatggttaaaaattgactataaagggcaataactcctaaaggggtcaactgaccatttcggtcatgttgacttatttgtaaatctaactttgccgaagattattgctgtttacagtttatctctatctataataatattcaagataataaccaaaaacagcaaaatttcctcaaaattaccaattcaggggcagcaacccaacaacgggttgaccgattcatctgaaaatttcagggcagatagatcttgacctgataatagatcttgacctgatacacatttttactcctgtcagatttcctctaaatgctttggtttttgagttataagccaaaaactgcattttacccctatgttctatttttagccgtggcggccatcttggttggttgaccgggtcacgccacacattttttaaactagataccccaatgatgattgtggccaagtttggtttcatttggcttagtagtttcagaggagaagatttttgtaaaagttaacgacgacgacggacgacggacgacggacgacggacgccaagtgatgagaaaagctcacttggcccttcgggccaggtgagctaataaaaatgataggtcaccgcgcattttctcaagctacaggttgtgaccaaatgacacaatttgtatggattatacaggaaaaaacaccatttggtGATTAGacactaaacaaaatgatagaattgtaaaataaattaggaaaagatATAGCTTCAGACAATGCTTTGGGAATatattacctccccttaaaatgcccattcaaaaacttttaaaaacaaccaaaaataatcaatacttgtaaaaatgttaataactataagttatattcttataaattggttcttttaaatgaaaatgcacattaaatatctgcattcctgtatcaaattttgctaacttgatagaaaatgtggaccttagattctctgttttttacaatccaagatggcggaagacacccataccaccttaagagaaaggaaacaaaaaaaatcttcaatttttccacttgtaaaggggcataatcCTATAATGGTGTATgtaagcactgaatggtaaagattgctttaatttatcatttggtagtaaaagtgaatgttgcattgtatatgtatatagcattgatttaagttgattcaacttctattctggaaaaagaaagataactccaattttcaaagacgatttcataaaacattggttttaggtgattcaataaccattctggacaaagaaagataaatcCAATTttttgtcttgaaactacaaaaatgcttgtttttggcccctttttggtcctttattcctagactgtttgccccttAACCCCATAAATATAtaccaaccttctacttatggtattaaacattgtggtacaatttcagaacaattgaaatacttatacacaacttattgtcctgacaaaagataaatgcttgttttgggccccttttggcccctaattcctaaaccatagggaccataacccccaaaatcaatcccaagcttccttttgcagttataaacattgtattaaaattttattgatatcaattttcttatactaaagttattatccggaaaccatctgtcttcggacgacgctgacgacgacgtgGTGATACCAATAtcaattacaccttatgtaagaatccggggttttgattggttgataggcagtgtatttttcaccaatttactgttatcaaatgaatatcgttcatttttaacgccgccggggtatttgctaaaaggatatgccttttttatcctctctgccgtggtatttgccaaaaaatactctatccgactggacgcttgtaacgtcacggtCAACAATGTGTTTTAGTATATTAACAtttggtgtaattaaacagatatatatatcatgttcttgaggggtatttgctaaaaataccagtcttgagaatgaatttccctcgccttacggctcgtgaaattttacattctctcgactggtatttttcgcaaatacccctccttaacatgatatatctgttcaatatacaactgcaaaaaattttgctgtcgtataaaaatggGATCACCGTTCATTAAAGCTAATTTGAACAAACTTCTTTGTCCTTACTTCAATAAGACACGTAACTTACAAGTTTTTCagagaataaaaatatatctgATATTTAACATGTTCCAATAGCAACAATATAAGAAGAAACCTTTTGTAAAATGTTTGTCGCTGTCGCTCATGGTAAAATATTTAGCATGAAGGGCCATCCCGTGGTAAAATCAGTAtaattcaagcccccatgaattatttcttaattgagAAAGTAAATGTTCACAAAGAAACAACTCTATACATTTGGTAAGAAACTTACCTTTAATACATACATATAGGCAGCTCCAGTTTTTACCATTGAATATGGCCACCATAGCTTAACATTTGAAACAGTAGCTTGACCTTGGATACCTTCTCCCATGGCAACAGTGTTACTATCAGCATCAACAACTTCCACCTGAACTTTGACCTTTTCAGAGTTTGTTGTTATTGTCCAATAGACAGTACCAGTATTTGAACCTAAATTAGgggaaaaaaacaatttcaatttgATACATTAAAAAAGGTGATAGATAACAACTTTTTGCATGGTTTCAATTGTGGTTTTAGATGGTTAccgatatattttgtttttgtggtTTTCAATACCTCACTAAACTTAAACTCCTAAACACAGCATTTAAATGAGTATAAAATTGTTTTAaccacatatacatgtatgctcattcaaacaatagtacacagaATTAGATAAATACTCTTATGGCTATATAAGCTAGAGGAGCATTAGGTCTTCTTAGGCCTAAAATCCccataaatattttgaaaagttggcaggtatgagggagggtaggagaggtcctgatcccgaaatcccgagcttaaaaacacgaaatcctgaaatcccgggcttaaattaaacgaaatcctgaggtcccgaaattcgaaaaaagaattcctggatcccgaaagtgtcaatcccgaaatcccgagcttaaaaacacccgatcccggagtcccgataaaggtcctatcccccctcaggTATGAAGCACCATAAccatagatacatgtatgatgtaactgagggaaaataaaataatcagttttGTAGCAAATTTATTTACAAGTTTATTTAATAAAGCAGGAAAATATGAAGAGGTAAATCTGGTACAAGAGGTCATCTGCATACAGTCAGGGTAATACTCAAAcaatcttctttttattatattggaAGAGGTAATTGTTTTTAGGGGTTGAGTTATATcccattaaaaaaatgtaaataataactTGCCTCCATTATTAGTGAAATCTGTTACAACACGAACATCAGATACATATACAAGTGGTGTTGTATACAGCCGAACCTGTCTGTCTATACCAGCATAGTTAAAAAATCCAAAGTTTAAGCTCTGAATGAAGAAATGTGGAGGATaactacaaaatataaaattaatcatAATCATTTCGTATAGTTATTCTAATGTTAAAAAAGTGATATTCATGCCGATtcctttttcaataaaataaacaaaattataaagacagtaatatatatatatagaaatcaaAGCAGATTATCTGTTCGACTTAAAATCATATTAATTAATATGTGcttgtatgacattttatattaccatgattacctcctatacatttct from Mytilus galloprovincialis chromosome 5, xbMytGall1.hap1.1, whole genome shotgun sequence includes these protein-coding regions:
- the LOC143075852 gene encoding beta-glucuronidase-like, with protein sequence MSVNRTQGFDDKWYMSRLEKTGPVIPMPVPSSYNDVTQEKSLRDFTGWVWYDKEFFLPLSWKGQRVVVRVDSARYYAKMWINSVFLVEHEMGHLPFEAEIQDIAKFGTVNYLTVAVDNTLTPTTLPPGEIVYKHGNYPPHFFIQSLNFGFFNYAGIDRQVRLYTTPLVYVSDVRVVTDFTNNGGSNTGTVYWTITTNSEKVKVQVEVVDADSNTVAMGEGIQGQATVSNVKLWWPYSMVKTGAAYMYVLKVTVKDSTSASTDIYRQPFGFRTVNKTNTQLLINNKPFYCHGVAKHEDYDLRGKGLDMVSVAKDFNILKWLGVNCFRTSHYPYAEEIMDQADQQGVVVIDESPAIGLLYEGNYGNKTLTLHLQAMRELVSRDKNRPAVIAWSLANEPNSRLSISGPYFQQVYNLTKTLDPSRLVTFASSNSNPLTDHAMNIVDIIMVNIYFGWYQDTGYLQTIPYQVPPTLGGLFKHYNKPVMVSEYGAETLTGLHTSPSFTFSEEYQKDLLIQYHQVYDTLRKEYLAGEMIWNFADFLIDQKTNWAYGCNKGLFTRHRQPKMAAFTVRERYMKMINETQKYQN